A region from the Selenomonadales bacterium genome encodes:
- the sigH gene encoding RNA polymerase sporulation sigma factor SigH has product MMPEEDIVEGAKQGSTYALEHLINKYRAFVRAKAKSYFLVGADRDDITQEGMIGLYKAIRDFKPDKLSSFRAFAELCITRQIITAIKTATRQKHIPLNSYVSLNKPIYDEESDRTLLDILSGGKITDPEELVIHQEEFKDIECRMGELLSDLECKVLRYYLDGKSYQEIAEELDRHVKSIDNALQRVKRKLERYLLERMA; this is encoded by the coding sequence ATGATGCCGGAAGAGGACATTGTCGAGGGAGCAAAGCAAGGGAGCACGTATGCGCTTGAGCACTTAATTAACAAGTACCGCGCGTTTGTTCGAGCTAAAGCTAAGTCGTACTTTCTCGTAGGAGCAGATCGCGACGACATAACGCAAGAAGGTATGATTGGTCTATACAAAGCCATTCGTGACTTCAAGCCGGACAAGTTGTCATCGTTTAGAGCGTTTGCCGAGCTATGCATTACACGCCAAATTATCACTGCGATAAAGACGGCAACGCGGCAAAAGCACATACCTCTAAACTCTTATGTTTCACTTAACAAGCCTATATACGACGAAGAATCCGACAGGACTCTGCTAGATATTCTCTCGGGCGGCAAAATCACCGATCCAGAGGAACTAGTGATTCATCAAGAGGAGTTTAAGGACATAGAGTGTCGTATGGGCGAGCTATTAAGCGACTTAGAATGCAAAGTGCTGCGGTACTATCTAGACGGTAAATCATACCAAGAAATCGCCGAGGAGTTAGACCGCCACGTAAAGTCTATCGATAACGCGTTGCAGCGGGTAAAACGCAAGTTAGAGCGCTATTTGCTCGAGCGGATGGCGTGA
- a CDS encoding FAD-dependent thymidylate synthase codes for MRVTLLTHTPEPDQVVAAAARLCYSGADIATIQKRLAGDKGAALVAKLLSLGHESPLEHVSFTFGIEDVSRALSHQLVRHRIASYSQQSQRYVRLEDFSFVTPPTIAARPEASAEYREAIQAIRRAYAALLAHVPAEDARYILPNACTTKLVATLNARSLYNFFALRCCRRAQWEIRALAWSMLRLARAAAPHVFSQAGPDCLSARGCGEGEMSCGDPYSKSELDGGQDESSRGT; via the coding sequence ATGCGTGTAACCCTGCTAACTCACACGCCGGAGCCCGACCAAGTAGTTGCGGCGGCGGCGCGGCTCTGCTATTCGGGGGCAGACATAGCCACTATCCAAAAGCGCCTCGCAGGTGACAAAGGCGCGGCCTTAGTGGCTAAGCTGTTGTCGCTTGGGCACGAGTCGCCGCTTGAGCACGTGAGCTTTACCTTTGGGATTGAAGACGTAAGTCGCGCCCTGTCGCACCAGTTGGTGCGGCACCGCATCGCTTCGTATTCACAGCAGTCGCAGCGCTATGTGCGCCTGGAGGACTTTTCGTTTGTCACGCCTCCCACCATCGCCGCAAGGCCTGAAGCTAGCGCGGAGTACCGCGAGGCCATACAGGCAATACGCCGTGCTTATGCGGCCTTGCTCGCCCATGTGCCGGCGGAAGATGCCCGCTATATCCTGCCAAATGCGTGCACGACCAAACTGGTGGCTACGCTTAATGCCCGAAGTCTCTATAATTTCTTTGCCTTGCGCTGTTGCCGGCGGGCGCAATGGGAAATCCGCGCGTTAGCGTGGAGCATGCTGCGCCTCGCGCGAGCCGCCGCCCCACACGTCTTTAGCCAAGCCGGGCCGGACTGCTTAAGTGCGCGGGGATGCGGCGAAGGTGAGATGAGTTGCGGCGACCCGTACAGCAAATCTGAACTAGACGGAGGTCAAGATGAATCAAGTCGAGGGACGTAA
- a CDS encoding ribonuclease III yields the protein MSGRSPDDFSPAAWAYIGDAYYELAMRVLTLRDGPKRMSAVHQETARFVRASFQAKAAHAIMELLTDKEKEILRRGRNTRSGHVPKSASATEYRHSTGIEGLIGYLYLAKEEERALELICAMRELKGEEPCV from the coding sequence GTGAGTGGGCGCTCGCCGGACGATTTTTCACCCGCAGCCTGGGCTTATATCGGGGATGCTTATTACGAGTTGGCGATGCGCGTGCTTACCCTGCGCGACGGGCCAAAACGCATGAGCGCTGTGCACCAAGAAACGGCTCGCTTCGTGCGTGCCTCTTTCCAAGCTAAAGCTGCGCACGCCATCATGGAACTACTTACCGACAAAGAAAAAGAAATCTTGCGCCGCGGACGCAACACGAGGAGTGGCCACGTGCCAAAGAGTGCCAGCGCCACGGAGTATAGGCATAGCACAGGCATAGAGGGCTTAATTGGCTATCTTTACCTCGCCAAAGAGGAAGAGCGCGCGCTAGAGCTTATCTGCGCCATGCGCGAGCTCAAGGGGGAAGAACCATGCGTGTAA
- the rlmB gene encoding 23S rRNA (guanosine(2251)-2'-O)-methyltransferase RlmB, with product MNQVEGRNPVLEALRANAPINKLFVQNNVGGTIGQIIALAKQQGVVVVEAEKASLDKMCEGRPHQGVVAQLAVVPYMEFEDLVEKALAAPLPLLLVLDHIEDPHNLGAILRSGLAAGAQGVIIPKRRSAALSPAVAKASAGAVMHLAVARVANLAQHVARLKDAGFTVVGADSSGKVIYDVKLSCPLAVIVGSEDEGISRLLREACDELVAIPMSGPVGSLNASVAAGVVLFEVVRQQRARR from the coding sequence ATGAATCAAGTCGAGGGACGTAATCCGGTACTTGAGGCTCTGCGGGCAAACGCACCCATTAATAAGCTGTTTGTGCAGAACAATGTCGGTGGTACGATTGGGCAGATAATCGCACTCGCCAAACAGCAGGGCGTAGTCGTAGTCGAGGCGGAAAAGGCTAGCCTCGACAAGATGTGCGAAGGCAGGCCACACCAAGGCGTCGTGGCGCAGTTAGCCGTCGTGCCGTACATGGAGTTTGAAGACCTCGTAGAGAAGGCGTTAGCCGCCCCGCTCCCCCTGCTCTTGGTGCTAGACCACATTGAGGACCCGCATAATCTAGGGGCCATTTTGCGGAGCGGTTTGGCTGCGGGCGCACAGGGCGTAATTATCCCTAAACGGCGGAGTGCCGCTCTCTCGCCGGCTGTGGCTAAAGCCTCGGCCGGTGCGGTAATGCACCTAGCAGTAGCGCGCGTAGCGAACCTAGCGCAGCACGTAGCGCGCCTGAAAGACGCGGGCTTTACCGTGGTCGGTGCGGATTCTAGCGGCAAAGTCATATACGATGTTAAGCTGTCCTGTCCTCTGGCGGTTATTGTCGGCAGCGAAGACGAAGGCATTTCAAGGCTCTTGCGCGAGGCTTGCGACGAACTGGTGGCCATACCTATGTCCGGCCCGGTGGGTTCGCTTAACGCTTCCGTCGCCGCGGGGGTGGTGTTGTTCGAGGTCGTGCGCCAGCAAAGAGCGCGCCGCTGA